TTCGCACGATCGCCTCGCGCTCGCGGTCGCTCATCCGGTTCGCCTCGCCGAGCACGCCCAGCACGGTGACGCCCTGCACGCCGATGCGCTGCATGAACGCGAGCATCCGGCGAAGCGAGTCCTCGTCGAAGCTCTCGTCGTTTCGGAACGGGGTGGCCAGGATCGGGTAGACGCCCTTGAAATCGTGCATCGCTTGTTCTCGTGGTTTTCTCGGCAAGTTCGCAGCGCGCCGGGTGGCGCGTCGAGTCAGGGCCTCATTTTGCGCCAAGGCTCATCGCTTCGCACCGTGGCAGGCGCAGGCTTCGCCCTGGGCCGCCGACACCAGCTCCTGCAGGATTCCGCATTCGCGGGCCGCGTGGGGCTCGCGGCACTGCGCGCTCAGCGAGGCGAGCTGGCGCTCGAGCGCGCGCAAGCTGTCGAGCCTGGCGCGGACCCGCGCCAACTGCTCGTCGATCAGTTCGTTGATGTCGCCGCAGTCCGCGTCCGGATGGTCGACGAAGCCGAGCAGCCGCCTGACCGCGTCGAGCGGCATGTCGAGCGCCCGGCAATGCCTGACGAAAACCAGCCGCTCGACGTGCGCCGGGCCGTAGGAACGGTAGGCGTTGGACTCGCGCGCCGGTTGCGGCAACAGGCCGCTCTTCTCGTAGAAGCGGATCGTCTCCACGTCGACGCCGGTCATCCTGGAGAGCTCGCCGATTCGCATCGCCACCTCCGTGCGGGGAGAACGTCTCGATCTTTCGATGATAGCCCTTGACTCCGTAGCGACTCCAGGCTTTTGAATGACGGCCATGACAACGCACGACGGAGAGGCCCTTGTCCCACTGCCACGATGATCACTGCACATCGTCGGAATTCGATGCGGCGAACCCCCGGCTGCGACGCGTGCTGTGGATCGCGCTCATCCTCAACGCCGCGATGTTCGGGATCGAGATCGTGGGCGGCCTCAAGTCCGGATCCGTGTCCTTGCTCGCCGATGCGGTCGACTTCGCAGGCGATGCGGCCAACTACGCACTGTCGCTGGCGGTCCTGTCGATGGGATTGCTGTGGCGCGCGCGCGCCGCCTGGATCAAGGGAGCCACGATGGGCGCGTGGGGCGCATTCGTGCTGGGCAAGGTCGCCTGGGCAGCTGTCCTCGGGGAGGCGCCGGAACCTTTCACGATGGGCGCGATCGCCTTGCTCGCGCTGGCGGTGAACGCCGGGGTGGCGGCCATGCTGTTCTCGTTCCGGGAAGGCGACGCCAACCTGCGTTCGGTCTGGCTGTGCAGCCGAAACGACGCGATCGGCAACCTGGCGGTGGCTGCGGCTGCGCTGGGCGTGTTCGGCACCGGCACCGTCTGGCCCGATC
This genomic window from Zeimonas sediminis contains:
- the cadR gene encoding Cd(II)/Pb(II)-responsive transcriptional regulator: MRIGELSRMTGVDVETIRFYEKSGLLPQPARESNAYRSYGPAHVERLVFVRHCRALDMPLDAVRRLLGFVDHPDADCGDINELIDEQLARVRARLDSLRALERQLASLSAQCREPHAARECGILQELVSAAQGEACACHGAKR
- a CDS encoding cation transporter; amino-acid sequence: MRRVLWIALILNAAMFGIEIVGGLKSGSVSLLADAVDFAGDAANYALSLAVLSMGLLWRARAAWIKGATMGAWGAFVLGKVAWAAVLGEAPEPFTMGAIALLALAVNAGVAAMLFSFREGDANLRSVWLCSRNDAIGNLAVAAAALGVFGTGTVWPDLLVAIAMAGLALSASISVLRQARSEIALARSGIS